The uncultured Hyphomonas sp. genome includes a region encoding these proteins:
- the accC gene encoding acetyl-CoA carboxylase biotin carboxylase subunit: protein MTEQRTIHKVLIANRGEIALRIHRACKEMGLATVVVHSEADRDAMAVRLADESVCIGPAPSSQSYLKKSQILAAAEITGADAIHPGYGFLSENAQFAEMVEAHGLAFIGPTAEHIRIMGDKIAAKQAMIDAGVPCVPGSDGAVTSIADAKKAAKKIGFPVLVKASAGGGGRGMKLAKTEADLENAVRTAKTEAKAAFGDDAVYLEKYLQGPRHIEVQVIADTHGNVAHLWERDCSLQRRNQKVFEEAPSPELNQAQREEIGMICAKAMEKLGYRGAGTIEFLYEDGRFYFIEMNTRLQVEHPVTEMITGIDLVREQIRIAEGKKLSFSQEDVLLVGHAIECRINAEHPETFVPSPGLISDFHAPGGPDVRLDSAAYAGYRIPPHYDSLIGKLIVHGRTRRECLMRLRRALSEMVVGGVHTTLDLHRRLVENEDVQNGDYNIHWLEKFLAENKIGD from the coding sequence ATGACCGAACAACGCACCATCCATAAGGTCCTCATCGCGAATCGCGGTGAGATCGCGCTGCGCATTCACCGCGCCTGCAAGGAAATGGGCCTTGCCACGGTCGTCGTGCACTCCGAGGCCGACCGAGATGCCATGGCAGTCCGGCTGGCCGACGAAAGCGTTTGCATCGGCCCGGCGCCCTCTTCCCAGAGTTATCTGAAAAAGTCGCAAATCCTGGCGGCCGCCGAGATCACAGGCGCCGACGCCATCCACCCCGGCTATGGCTTCTTGTCGGAAAACGCCCAGTTCGCGGAAATGGTCGAGGCGCATGGCCTCGCCTTCATCGGACCAACGGCTGAGCATATCCGGATCATGGGCGACAAGATCGCCGCCAAGCAGGCAATGATCGATGCTGGCGTGCCGTGCGTGCCGGGCTCTGATGGTGCCGTCACGTCCATCGCTGACGCCAAGAAAGCGGCGAAAAAGATCGGCTTCCCGGTTCTGGTGAAAGCATCCGCCGGCGGTGGTGGTCGCGGCATGAAGCTGGCCAAGACCGAAGCGGATCTCGAAAACGCCGTCAGGACGGCAAAGACGGAAGCCAAAGCGGCTTTTGGCGACGATGCGGTCTACCTGGAGAAATACCTTCAGGGCCCGCGTCACATCGAAGTTCAGGTGATCGCCGATACGCACGGCAACGTGGCTCATCTCTGGGAGCGCGATTGCTCCCTGCAGCGCCGGAACCAGAAGGTTTTCGAAGAAGCCCCCTCACCAGAGCTGAACCAGGCCCAGCGCGAAGAGATCGGCATGATCTGCGCTAAAGCCATGGAAAAGCTTGGCTATCGCGGCGCTGGTACGATTGAGTTCCTTTACGAAGACGGGCGCTTCTACTTCATCGAAATGAACACCCGTCTTCAGGTGGAGCACCCGGTGACCGAAATGATCACCGGTATCGACCTTGTTCGCGAGCAGATCCGGATCGCTGAAGGCAAGAAGCTTTCCTTCAGCCAGGAAGATGTGCTGCTCGTCGGCCATGCGATTGAGTGCCGGATCAATGCCGAACACCCGGAAACCTTTGTCCCCTCTCCTGGTCTCATCTCGGATTTCCATGCGCCGGGCGGCCCGGACGTACGCCTGGATAGCGCCGCCTATGCCGGCTATCGCATCCCGCCGCACTACGACTCCCTGATCGGCAAGCTGATCGTGCATGGTCGTACACGCCGGGAATGCCTGATGCGTCTGCGACGGGCTCTTTCCGAAATGGTTGTAGGCGGCGTTCACACGACGCTGGACCTGCACCGGCGTCTGGTGGAGAACGAGGACGTCCAGAACGGCGACTACAACATCCACTGGCTGGAGAAATTCCTCGCCGAGAACAAGATCGGCGATTGA
- the aat gene encoding leucyl/phenylalanyl-tRNA--protein transferase: MSARFGTNDLLACYRRGVFPMGDARDDPNLFLVDPDMRGILPLDGFHVPKRLKRRVKQEPYRVTADTAFTRVMEMCAESAGGRETTWINSTILNLYSALHREGHAHSVECWDDTGALVGGLYGVALGGAFFGESMFSRATDASKIALVHLVARLIEGGFTLLDAQFHNPHLEQFGLIEIPRADFKRRLKAAMEVSADFYCGRSGSSGSFTGSGAVQRITQIS, from the coding sequence ATGTCTGCACGGTTCGGCACAAACGATCTTCTCGCCTGCTATCGCCGGGGTGTTTTCCCCATGGGCGATGCCCGGGATGATCCGAACCTGTTCCTGGTTGACCCGGACATGCGGGGAATCCTGCCGCTGGATGGTTTCCACGTTCCCAAGCGCCTGAAACGACGCGTAAAGCAGGAGCCGTACCGCGTTACCGCCGATACCGCTTTCACACGCGTCATGGAGATGTGTGCGGAAAGCGCGGGCGGGCGTGAGACTACATGGATCAATTCGACGATCCTGAACCTCTACAGCGCCCTTCATCGCGAAGGGCACGCCCATTCAGTAGAATGTTGGGACGACACCGGCGCACTCGTGGGGGGATTGTACGGTGTCGCGCTGGGCGGCGCCTTCTTTGGCGAGAGTATGTTCTCCCGCGCAACGGATGCATCCAAAATCGCGCTGGTTCACCTCGTCGCCCGGTTGATTGAAGGTGGCTTTACGCTGCTGGATGCGCAGTTTCATAACCCGCACCTGGAACAGTTCGGCCTGATCGAAATCCCCAGGGCTGATTTCAAGCGCCGCCTTAAGGCAGCAATGGAAGTCAGTGCGGATTTTTACTGCGGACGATCCGGATCGTCCGGCAGCTTCACGGGATCTGGTGCCGTGCAACGGATCACCCAGATATCATAA
- a CDS encoding DUF2155 domain-containing protein, which translates to MFRALAAVAVVAGLVGAAHAATYVQKDKATLRALDKITGRSTDIEVVVGQPVVFGSLKVELEVCYQTPPEEAPESAAFLKIFSTQPVAVETMDAAVDANDVDTVSEENPELFSGWMFASSPGLSALEHPVYDIWVIRCTAPDPVKLPDDPDRPQ; encoded by the coding sequence ATGTTTCGAGCGCTTGCTGCGGTAGCCGTTGTTGCTGGACTCGTAGGGGCGGCGCATGCCGCGACTTATGTCCAGAAAGACAAGGCCACGCTGCGCGCGCTCGACAAGATTACAGGCCGGTCTACCGACATCGAAGTTGTCGTCGGGCAGCCCGTCGTCTTCGGATCGCTGAAGGTGGAACTGGAAGTCTGCTACCAGACGCCTCCTGAAGAGGCGCCGGAAAGCGCAGCGTTCCTCAAGATTTTCTCCACCCAGCCCGTCGCCGTGGAGACCATGGATGCGGCCGTGGATGCCAATGACGTGGACACGGTGAGCGAGGAAAACCCGGAACTGTTCTCAGGCTGGATGTTTGCATCGTCCCCAGGCCTGAGCGCACTGGAGCATCCTGTTTATGATATCTGGGTGATCCGTTGCACGGCACCAGATCCCGTGAAGCTGCCGGACGATCCGGATCGTCCGCAGTAA
- the mlaD gene encoding outer membrane lipid asymmetry maintenance protein MlaD, with protein sequence MRESLFETLVGALVVAVAGVFLWFAIARGGEASAGPDRYELKARFNNISGIERGADVRIAGVKAGVVKAIEGDPQRFEAVMTMSLDKKWQLPDDTDARISTDGLLGGAYVALEPGGSFDNIAQDGSGEIRYTRGSVDLLTLFASFASGGGNSGGDDAAASEPAPEADDAYPLDGDQ encoded by the coding sequence ATGCGTGAGTCGCTGTTCGAAACCCTGGTCGGTGCGCTTGTGGTTGCCGTCGCCGGCGTTTTCCTCTGGTTCGCCATTGCGCGCGGTGGTGAAGCGTCTGCTGGGCCTGATCGCTATGAACTGAAAGCGCGGTTCAACAACATCAGCGGAATTGAACGCGGGGCGGATGTCCGTATCGCGGGCGTGAAAGCCGGCGTGGTCAAAGCGATTGAAGGCGATCCGCAGCGCTTTGAGGCGGTCATGACGATGAGCCTCGACAAGAAGTGGCAGCTTCCGGATGACACCGACGCACGGATTTCCACTGATGGCCTGCTGGGCGGCGCCTATGTGGCGCTGGAGCCAGGCGGAAGCTTTGACAACATCGCGCAAGATGGCTCCGGTGAGATCCGGTATACGCGCGGAAGCGTCGATCTGCTGACCCTGTTTGCGTCCTTCGCATCAGGCGGCGGCAATAGCGGCGGAGATGATGCTGCGGCGTCAGAGCCTGCACCGGAAGCTGACGACGCTTATCCTCTGGACGGAGATCAGTGA
- a CDS encoding NADH:ubiquinone oxidoreductase subunit NDUFA12: MLKTLFTWWSGHTLGAAFDIGRRSTFVGTDEYGNRYFEERKPSIEGRRRRYVMYKGLAEPSKVPADWHGWLHHTVDEPPTKSPLTRREWETDHKPNMTGTPWATKPKGSLSGGGHRQKATGDYEAWSPDA; the protein is encoded by the coding sequence CTCTTTACCTGGTGGAGCGGCCATACGCTCGGCGCGGCGTTCGATATCGGACGGCGTTCCACTTTCGTCGGCACGGACGAATACGGCAACCGCTACTTCGAGGAGCGCAAGCCCTCGATCGAAGGTCGCCGCCGCCGCTACGTGATGTACAAAGGTCTCGCAGAACCGTCCAAGGTTCCGGCCGACTGGCACGGCTGGCTGCACCACACCGTGGATGAGCCGCCGACCAAGTCTCCGCTCACCCGCCGGGAATGGGAAACCGATCACAAACCGAACATGACCGGCACGCCTTGGGCGACCAAGCCGAAGGGCAGCTTGTCGGGTGGCGGTCATCGCCAGAAAGCAACTGGCGACTACGAAGCATGGTCACCTGATGCGTGA